Below is a genomic region from Macaca thibetana thibetana isolate TM-01 chromosome 1, ASM2454274v1, whole genome shotgun sequence.
CTGCCCGTGTCTGACCAAGACTCTGCTCCCTTACTGAACAGCACAGTGCCCGCCACGGGCTGCCACTCAAGGTCACGTCTGCACGACCACCCCCTGCAGCCTACCTGCCAGTGTTACCTCTGGTCACCCCTCTCTTCCAGGATCCAGGGATCCAGCCTCCTCATCGTGCTTCCGCACCTGCGGCTCATACCCTGGGCCAAGAATGCCCCTCCTAATTCTTTGTTCATCCTTAGAGACCCTGAAAAATGTCACCACAGGACTGGAACCTTCCTCTGCCCCACCCCAGACTTAGTCTCTCCACAACAGCTGGCACATCCCCTTGTCCAACATTACACTTGTCCCTACACACAGCTGCCTCCTCTTCCAGACTCTGAGTTGCTGGAGGGTGCAGCCTGGCTCTTGTTCTTCTCCCCATCCCCCCCGACACAAGGCCTGACACAGAGCAGCCATCAGCAATAaataaacagcattttaaaaatgagtaagtaGAAGATCATAAGAACTGGGTAGTTGCTGGGTATGTGGAAGGGGCTGGACTGTTGGGCGTTCATCtgagaaggcttcttggaggcCACATTGGGCAGGGTTAGATGGGGGGTCAATAAATTTGGTGCAACCAGAGGGCCTCAGGGAAGCACCAGAGTGACCTGTGATGTTAATTTAACAAACACAGAACAACTTCTATTGTCAGGCCTCATACTGGGCACAGGGACCTCGGCCAGCACTCAAATTGCATCCCCTATAGGAACCCCAGGGTAGGCGGTGCCAAAACTCTGCCAAAACAGAGTGCCAAGTATCACATGGTAAGCACAAGAAGATGAAACCATACAGATGAGGGACACCTAACATGCTcggggcggggtgggggatgTCAGAGGGGCTTCCCAAAGAGGAGCACTACCCAACCCAAGGCCAAAGAGAGGGTCTGAGAAGGGTGGGGAGGACTGAGAGGAAGCTGGGAGAGCTGAGCAGAGCTGGCATACCAAACACAGGAGTTGGACTCCATCCTGAGGGCATTCAAAAAGCTGGGGAGTGACCAGATCACCTGCAGTCTGGTGCTATGCCAAGCCTCAGCCCTCACCCCTCCTGGGAGCCTTCTCACCTCCTGGCAGGCTGAGCCCCTTTTCAGTGCTCCCTTAGTAGCCTGGTCGCCTCTTTTCTGTGCAGAGTTAGGTACTGTGGCTAAACTGTGTCCCTTGGTCTTAATCTTCTCTGTGTCCCAAGCACCAGGCACCACATCTTGCCCCTGGccaaacatttgctgaatgaatggcgGGTGGCTCCTTATTTCTGTTGTCTTCTATAGCCCTTATTCTCAGTTCCACATCCTTTCACGCCTGGGACTTGTGCATTCTGCTGCAAACAACATTTAATTGGGAAAGAGGAGACCCAaatcaaatcctggctccaccatttactggacaagtcacttaactctcctgaaacctcagtttccccatctgtaagatAAGGTACCACTATGAATAGAGTCTAAGTCTCCACATGTATGCAAAAGACTCGTTTCCTTGGATAGGTTGTAAACTCTGTGATGGCAGGGACCAAGGTTTCTACCAGCACCCAACTCAGGCACAGCATATAACCAATACAATGCTCAGTCCTATTGGTTGGTAGACAGCAGAGTACAGGGGAAAGAACACTTAAGGCAAAATTGTAAGTTTTGTTCTGCCACTTCTGGTGTGACCTTGAGCTAGGTTGTTCCCATCTCTTGAGTCTTCCTTGCTTTACCTGGAAAGTAGGGATTAGAACCCTTGCCTGACAGTGCTCACAGGGCCAGTGGAAATCCTAAATGTGAAAGTGGTTTGTGAATGAAGGAGATAACGAAAGAGATAATATAGTAGACAATTGaccattaattaaaaattaaccagctgTGAAGTAGCACAGAGGCAGCAGCAATGCTTGACAGCTGGTAGACAGACCCTGGGCACCTGCTGACTCTGAGCAGCAGACACTGGGATGTTTGATCTTGCTGGGGTCAGCCCAGAGACCCAGGAGAGACCACTACAGCAGGTTCACGGGGAGGGAGTATGCAGCAAGTCCTTtgtccccttcccctcccagatTTCCCTGGCTTGCATTGCTTCCTGTCGTAGGTTTGGAGGGACTCTGGCATAAGAAGGTCTTAGGAATCCCAATGGCTGTGGCCACGTAGCTACTGATCCCCTTTGGTGAGTGAGGCTGGCCCACTGAGGCAGTGAGCCCAGCAGTGCTGTCCTGATAAACTCTAGTCCCAAACTCCAAGTCAGCCCTCCCAGCTGCTGGCATCTTTGTGGCAGGTTAATGAGAAAGGACCACGGTTTGTCTCAGCTCTTGTCCAGACCAGATGGGCCTGGGGCTGAACAGAGGGGCTGGATGGAGGCAGAGCTGGAGGTGAGATTAATCCTCACCTCTGAAAtgggtgaggattaaatgagaagaCAGATCTGGGAACACCTTGAAGCTTGTTTATTTTACTCAAGTGCAGGATCTATTTGTGGCTGATACATTTGCCCCAACCAGTGGGGCTTCTCAGTTTTGAGGAGGAATGGGGCTCTTTCTCCAAGAGACTCAGTTGCACAAGCAGATTATGTGTAAGGTGTACAAATGTGGTCTTAGAGTAAAAGCAGAGATAAGACAGGCTGTGAAGATGGGCAGGACCAGCCAATTCCCTGTTGTGGGAGAGACTGGGAGAGACTGGGAGCGCTGTGGGACCTAGGGTGGACGGTGCCGCACACACAGGGAGGCTGCTGCTGTCTCGCAGACCTGGCCATCGAGCTCCCTCACTGCCACATCCCATATACCTCCTCCTGCTAAAATCTATGCTTCCAGCAGAAGAAACACCAGATTTAGAATCAGATGGGATTTGGTTCTActtactgtgtgactttgagcaaataccttcctttcttttaaccgtagtttcctcattcataaaatagGGGAGAATTCTAGCACCATCTCCTGAGGTTGTCAGGCTCTGAGAAGGAGACACGGGAATGAGAACATGGTGAAACGATCTTTGTGAACTATTCAGTGTtgtacacattcttttttttttttttttttttgagacagagtcttgctctgttgcccaggctggagtgcaatggcataatctcggctcactgcaacctctgcttcccaggttcaagcgattctcctgcctcagcctcctgagtagctggaattacaggcatgcaccaccatactcagctaatttttgtatttttagtagagacggggtttcaacatgttggccaggctggtctcgaatttctggcctcaggtgatccacctgccttggcctcccaaagtgctgggattacaggcatgagccaccgtgtccggctacACATTCATTTTTAATCTGTCATCTCTTCCCTTGTGGGAAGTAGGCCTGCTGTTCTGATTGGGGCCTGTCAGAACCAGGACCTTAAGGCACCTCGGCTGCAGCCCTGTGCTTCAGGAGGAGTGAGCTTGGACTGTGGGACAACAGGGCTTCCTGGCACTTCTTCTCTCTCAGGCCAACCCTTGGTCAGTGACAAGGGCCCACCTCTCAGATGGGAGAAGGGCCCATATCCCCTGCATTCTGGGCCATGGGGCTCCAGGATGGTCGGCATATGGACTGGAGGGATGTCTGCGCTGCAGGGCAAAGGTGCAGCCAGAGAGGGAGTGGAAACTATGCTTGTGTTGGTTCACCCACTCTGCTATTGAGCTTTTCCAAGACGCTGGATCCTCAGCACCTTTGTCTTCACCTCCTGAGTCTCCTTCATCTACCTCCTGTCTCCCTTAGTCTAGTCCAGCCAGTGAAACTGAATGTAGGGAGGGTGCCATTTTGGGATGAGGTCTAGTGGAACAGGTCCCTGGGAGCCTCTTCTGGGACTCCTTGACCTTGGGAACCCTTTGCCCCTCTCTCTTGGGCCCCAGGTAAGGGTACCAGTTTCTTCCTGAGCCATGACCAGAGCCATTCCCAGATAAATGAGGTTTCCTGGAAGGATGTTACCAATGCCTTatctctggccaacatggtcctGGGGCTCTTCTCCATCATCTTCAGCTTCAGCAGGTAGGTCTGGGGCCCAGCAAGCTCTTAGCCAAGAGCTGGAGCCAATGGcatgagggaaggagagggagagtcTAGAGAGCAGgcactgaggcacaggaatccaCAGTGTACCCGGGGAAAGTGCAGTGGCTTAGGAGTCAAAGGGCCAAGATCCCAGACTCAACTGTACCAGTTCATTCCAGCTGTGGCAGTCTAGAATGGTTTTTATGAGAAAGTCAAGAGATTCTGTTCTGGTGGCCTTTATACAATCTTTGGGTAGGCCACAGttcatattttctaattcttagaTCATACGACCTggcagaatatttgaaattagcACTGTTCTGGAAGGTCCGAGACATGCATATGTTCCCCTAAAACGTTGTAAGCAAATTCTATTTCTGTAAGTTGAATCCCATTTCGATGTTTTCGGGATATCAGTCCTTTAAAGATAAATCCTTTATGATGCAGGTAACATCCTCCTAATCTACTCGATTGTCTATAACCATCAGCAAGTGACTTCTCTTTGGATTTATTTCTCATCCATAAGATAAGATGACTTTACCTGATGATGTTTAAGCTCCCTTGCAGCTGGAAATTTTTGTGATTCTCTAAAATCTTGGTTTTTCGAGTATAATAAAGTAGGGCACACCTACAGCagaaaatctcttttttaaagaaacttttctttttttttttttgggatgaggtctcactatattgcccaggctggtctcaaacacctgggctcaagtgatccacctgcctaggcctcccaaagtgctgggattacaaacgtgagccactgtgcccagcccagaaaacTTCTATCTTCTTAGTTCAGCTTAATTATCTGGGAGTGTTGTTTTTTTGCCATAATGGTGCCCTGAGTATTTTTATTTAGCTTCAGTCCCCTTTAGATACATAGGACTGGGTCTAAACAAAGGAAATGCTGTGGTTGTTTGGAGACAGCTGAGGTCTAGGTCAGGCCCTTTGCTTCTCCTGGGCTGCCTAAGCATTGCAATCCGGGTGCAGACTTGAGAATGGGCCTCTCAGGGCAGGTTTGCTTGGAGCTGTGGTGGCAGCTTTTAGAGGGACCTGGGGACAGGTGCTGGATGGAGGCACAGAATCAAGAATGTGGGATCTGAAAGAGctcatggaaataatttaaagcatCAAAATACATGAGACAAAAACTAATAGAACTGCAAGGACAGTTGATGAGTCCACTATCAAGGTTGGAGATTTCCACACCCCTCTATCAGAAACtgacagatccagcaggcagaaaatcagcaaagacatAGTTGAAGTCAGCAACACCATTGGTCACCTGGATAAAATGGACATCTATAGAGTACTTCATCCAACCATgcagagtacacattcttctccAGCTCACTTGGACAGatcacattctgggccataaaacataccttaacaaatttaaaagaagcaTACTCTCAGCCCACATGGAAATGAACTAGAAGTCAGTAACAGAAAGACAGCTGAAAAATCCTGAAATATATgaagattaaacaacacacttctaaatgacACATGGATAAAAGAAGAAGTCTCAcgaaacattaaaaatgttttgaactaaaaaaatgaaaacacgaTTTATCAAAACTTATAGGATGCAGGGAAAGCAGTGCTTTGCTTTGAGGgaaatttatttcattgaatgcatatattcaaaaaagaaagatttaaaatccaTAATTTAAGCTTTaaccttaggaaactagaaaaagaaaagcaaataaatccaaagtaagcataaaaagtaaaaagtaaaaattaggccgggtgcagtggctcatgcctgtagttccagcactttgggaagctgaagcaggtggatcacttgaggtcaggagttcaagaccagcctggccaacatggtgaaacaccatctctactaaaaatacaaaaattagccgggtgtggtggcacatacctgtaatcccagctacttgggaggctgaggcaggagaatcgcttgaacctgggaggcagaggttgcagtgagcggagatcgcaccactgcattccagcctgggcagcagagggactccatctcaaaaaataaaataaaaattagagtggcaatcaaagaaattgaaaacaagaaattaatagagaaaaatcaatgaaaccaaaagctggttctttgagatCAATAAAATCGATAAACCTCTAGCCAAGCTAAccaagttaaaaaaatgaaaagacagaaattaccaatatcagaaataaaacaagggTCATTACTACTGATTCCACAGacattaaaagtataataaaggaATGCTATGAACAAGCCTCTGCCCACAAATTTGATATCGTAGCTGAAAATAATCAATCCCTTAAAAGACATAagttgccaggcacagtggctcacgcctgtaatcgcagcactttaggagaccgaggcgggtggatcacgaggtcaggagatcgaggccatcctgactaacatggtgaaaccctgtctctactaaaaatacaaaaaaattagccgggcgtggtggcgggcacctgtagtcccagctatttgggaggctgaggcaagagaatggcgtgaaccctggatgcagagcttgcagtgagccgagatcgcacccctgcatccagcctgggcaacagagctagactctgtctcaaaaaaaaaaaaaaaaaaaaaaaaaagacataagttaccaaaactcacacaaggagAAACAGGTCATCTGAATAGGTTTGTATCTATTAAACAAATCATTTAGCACAcactcctcattttacagatgggggaaCAAGCCTAGAGATGGGGTAGTGATTTAGCTAATAATTCATAGAGAGATGGTGGCAGAGGCTGGGCTAGAACCTAGGTCCCCTATGCCATCAAAAATGCCTGGAAGTTAGAGTTGGAAGGGATCTCAGTGATGTTCTAGGGGGTTTGGGGCACCTCTTTAAGACTGTAGATTGAGTTTGTGAGGGATGTAggcgtgtatgtgtgcatgtgtggtgtgaaAAGCAGCATATATCAGAAAGGATGTGAGTGTGGGGGACAtgaagggatgtgtgtgtgtgtgcaagtgtgggAGGTATGTAGGAAGTATATTAGTGTATACTAATATACtaatggggggtgggggagagtcTCCAGTGGAGACTGCGAAAGTGCTTCCCCATTCGGGCTTGCTGGCCTGCACTTTAGGAAACGCCACTATGCCTCCTGGATGCTCCTGGTCAGCTTCCTGTTGGACATGGCAGTCAGGGCAATGACCAGCCACATCAACATCTGCTCCAAATGGGGTGAGTTCAGGCCCCAGGCCCCTAATCCTTGTCCCCAGTAGCATCCATCTGGGGTCACCCCTTCGTCCATCCTCTAACATCCCGCAGGCCTTCCTCAGGCATCCACCCCTGTTCACACCCCCCcgagagcagcagcagcagccctggaGCAGGAGTTCGAGAGCCCCGCAGTCCAGCTCCAGCTCCTCTGCTGGCTCACTTACTGACCTTTGGGCAGTCCTTGTCCTggctttcagttttctcatctgcccTGCTTCCCTGTTCTGGACCCATCCAGGTATTGGAGTGGAAGTGGGTAGGGGTGGGGTGAGAGGAGGTTGGCAGAGAGGAGATGAAAATTAAACCAGCAGAGCAGCTGgtttaaaatacagtaaaatgctTCCATGTAAGATTTAGCTTGAAAAAAGTCCCATAGCTTATCAGTTTGTATCTGATTGTAGCCCAACCCTTGCATGTTAAAGGATAGGAAAACTAAGATCTGAGAGGGAAATACTTGCCCAGGGCCACTGGCCAGCACAAGGCAGAGCCAGGAGGAAATCCTGGTCTTTGATCTACAGACTGCCCCCCAGGGGAGCAGCTGTTGCTTTCTGGGACCTCAGGACCCCTCTTGTCACTACCCCAGCTCCCCTACTAGAGGGGGACTAAGGTGCAAGACATGGGAGTATAAGTTCTTCTAACTTTGGGCCCTCTGGGGCAGGAGCTGAGCTGAATGACTTTGCCGTCTTCACCACCTTCGGCCTGGCCTCTGCTCTGCTCCTAGGCGTGGATGGACTTCTGAGTGGGATCCTGGCCATCATCTATGTGTCAGCTGCTTCTTTCCACTTGTGCTTTTATTCACCTGGTGAGTGGAATCAAGGTTGCCTTAGAACAGAGGGCAGGGGAGCACAGAACTGGCATCTGTCAGATGCCAGAAGCCTGGGGTGCAGTTACTGACTCCTTTTTTGgagctcctcttccttcctccttgcaTGCCCCATGCCTCATGCTCATTGAAGGCTGCAGGCTGCATTGGCAGAGCCCTGGGCTGGGAGGCAAGGGCTTTTGTTTCTTGGAGCAGCTGTACCTCTTTCTCAATGCATGACCTGTGACATTTGGATGGAGCACACTGATTCTTGGACTAGAACTGGAGGTATATTCTAGTTCCTGAAAACAGATGGAGAAACCATGCTCCAGTGAGAGAAATTatcttgcctaaggtcacaaagTGAGGGAGAGCAGATACAGCACAGGACTTAGACTAGCAGGTCTCAAAGCAGAGACTTCCTAGGAGCCAGGGCACACCCTGGTCCTAGCTGGCTGTCTGCTTTCCCTTGGAAACCCAATGTAAAACCCATGCATCATCTTTGTGAATAAATGATTTTCAGCCTGCCACTGCCTTTGGGTTTAAGGGAATATTGTATCCTGGGTAGGGGAATACCCAAAGAGAGAGGGGCCTGCTTCATTTTGGTATCTTTAGAGCAGAGGGAAGCAGCTAATCTCCAGTGTTCTTCCCGGCAGGAGTCCCCTCCACATACAAGGGTCTACCCTGCCCCTATGCTTCCTGCATCTTGGCTTCCACCTCTCTTCTGACCAAAGGCAACAGGTTCATCCTCTGCTGCATGGCCTCACTCATGATTCTCTTCATGATGGACCAGAGCTACTATCCATATGACAAAATCCTGGAGTCTGAGAACTGGAAAAAATTGGTTTATATGGGAGGTGAGTGAAAATGTCACTATGGCCCGTTTGTTATCACTGTTGCTTATTGCCACTGTACCTCACCCCAGCATTTTTCTATCTCCCTTGTTCGgctttatttttccccatagAACTGATGATCATCTGACATACTTACTAGTTTTCTTATTGTCTATAAACACTAAACCAACCCCCCAATAGAGGACTCTCTTTTATTCATGCTATTAATAtaatccccagtgcctagaagtGTGTCAatcacatggtaggtgctcagtatCTATTTGCTAAATGTTAATAAGTTCAAAAGAGATTTAGGAAGCACCCCCCGTGTGCCAGGTACTGGAAATCAAATTGGTAAACTAGGCAAACAGTCCCTGCCTCTGAATCTAGAGCCTGATCACAGGGGAGACAGATACCAAACAAATGATGGCAGAAATAACTAGAAACATAGAGTTTTACTATATGTATTACACAAGTGCATGGTGCTCTGAGAGAGTGTCAGAGGGTGACCTACTTCAGGCTGGGATGAtctgaagggaaggaaaggatcCTTAAGCAGGTGTCATTTAAGTGAGACCTACAAGAGGAGTGGccaggtggggatggggaggttCAGGAGGTTCAGGAAGAGGAACAGTTGTGATGGCTTTGAGGCCACAGGGGCTGGACACATTAGTGGAGCAATGTGGCTGAAACTTGCTGAGATAGCCAGTGACAAAGACTGAGGCCATGAGGTGAGCAGACCTGGCAGGATTTGGGATTTGAGACCAAAGGCAAATGAGGAGCTTCTAAAGGGATTTATGCAGGGAACTGGCATGGCTGGAGCAGCAGTTTTCAATGATCACTTTGACTGCAATGTGGAGAATAGATTGTAGGCCTGAGAATGTAAGTAGGAAAACAAACTTTTTGTTCAGATGAGAggtgatggtggcagtggagaTAAAGAGAAGTGAATGGATTTGAGATAAATGTTGGAAATAGAATTGACattgaggaaggaggaggagacatGGATGACTCTTAGGGTTGGGGTTGAAGTAACTGAGCACTGGGTTCCAGGCCCTGAGTTCCTGGTCACACTGGCACCTTGCAGAAGTCTCCCTAGAGCTTCCCCTGATTTAGGGCTTCCTTCAAGGAATAtcagcttttcttctcttaaaatatGCTCCTGTAAACAAGACAAACATCTATGGGGATACAGAGTTCCTTCCTTTATTCCCGTGTGAGTCCACTCTAGTTTATAGGGTCTTCGGTTTCATCCTGACCTTTCTCTTAAGGTTTATACCTTTTGTAACATTAGCACCAACAGCCCTATCCAAGTTCCAGGAGCTGGCTCCTCCTATGCCttaggtggcagaggcagaacagTGGTGAGAAGCTTCTGGGTTTGGAAGCTTCTCAGGAAGACCTGAGCCCAAGCTCTAACTCTAGCACATATTAGTTGTATGAACTTGGGCTAATACCTCACTGTTTTGAGCtcaattttcttcatctgtaaaacgaaGCCACTAATCCCTACTTTGCAGGATTactgagattaaatgagataataaatataaatccTTTGGTACAGATGTGTCCATTTCTAGCCTCGTtcttctcctccacctccccttCTCCTATCTCATAACAGTAGTATTTCTTAGTGTTCTTCACTCCTGTGGATACTACTGATCCCCCTTGTCTCAAAGTAAACCACATACTTGGCCTCAGCCTTCCTCAGATTGTCCTGCTGTGTGAGTAAAGGAGGAAACTGCACCTTACAGATTTTGACAACAGTTAATACCACAGCCCTACTGGGTAGATTTCAAAATGGCTGCTGTGGACATTCGTTTTATTTGGAGTGCAGCCAGTTGCCTTCTTAGACTGAGGTCCCTTCTACCCCACAGAGCTTCGTACGTCTGAGAACTGGCCTGTGACCAGCACTCTGAGACCTTaggatatactttttttttttttttttttacagagagtACCCCAGTATCATATATAtacggtagagatggggtctcactcttttgtccaggctgatctcaaattcctggactcaagcaatcctcctgccttggccgcccaaagtgctgagattacaggcatgagccaatgcactgGGCAGGTACTTTCCAAGACAACTCTGGTTTTCACGATTGTCTTTTTGCCTCAACAGATCAATGACTATTCTTGAAATGCAGTATTCCAAAATGCCCATGCGTATCGTTAACTGCTTCTTACTCCTAGAAGCGGTCTTCTATCAGATCATATGTTCTGATTTCTCTTACAGGATACATGGTGATCATTCCCATGGAAATACCATTGGCTCATACTCTCTTTGTCCTCTTTTTGAGCTCCCTGAGGCAGTGTGTCTAGTTTTTAAGAGTCAAACAGAAGTGGGTTTGAATCAGGACCTTGCATGGGttacttctgtttcttcttatgAAAAACAGACTTAGTTCTAAACCATGGGATTATTGTGAagtgtaaatgaaaaaaatatacgTATCCAGCAGAATGTCTAGTGCAAAATAGATATTCCACAAACGTGAGTGCTCTTTTGTCTTTTGGTGGCGAATCTGAGAGGCAAATTGTGTTGGGAGTCCCCAAGACCACCTCTGAGAAGACTCACAGGACTCAGCTTGTTGTTGTACTCATGGCTAAGATTGATTTCCGCAAAAGGATACAAAGCAAactcagcaaagggaaaaggtgcATGGGACAAAGTTCAGGGGAAACCAGGTGCAAGCTTCAGAGAGTCCGCTCCCAGTAGAGTCACACGAGATGCACTTAATTCCTCAGCACTGAATTGTGATAATACAA
It encodes:
- the TMEM269 gene encoding transmembrane protein 269 isoform X2, giving the protein MPCPQGEPPGKGTSFFLSHDQSHSQINEVSWKDVTNALSLANMVLGLFSIIFSFSRKRHYASWMLLVSFLLDMAVRAMTSHINICSKWGVDGLLSGILAIIYVSAASFHLCFYSPGVPSTYKGLPCPYASCILASTSLLTKGNRFILCCMASLMILFMMDQSYYPYDKILESENWKKLVYMGGVIMLFFSPLSLSAFYCLMWSLSYIFFPDALWGKAACVSPQR
- the TMEM269 gene encoding transmembrane protein 269 isoform X1 encodes the protein MPCPQGEPPGKGTSFFLSHDQSHSQINEVSWKDVTNALSLANMVLGLFSIIFSFSRKRHYASWMLLVSFLLDMAVRAMTSHINICSKWGAELNDFAVFTTFGLASALLLGVDGLLSGILAIIYVSAASFHLCFYSPGVPSTYKGLPCPYASCILASTSLLTKGNRFILCCMASLMILFMMDQSYYPYDKILESENWKKLVYMGGVIMLFFSPLSLSAFYCLMWSLSYIFFPDALWGKAACVSPQR